From a single Cygnus atratus isolate AKBS03 ecotype Queensland, Australia chromosome 10, CAtr_DNAZoo_HiC_assembly, whole genome shotgun sequence genomic region:
- the ARHGEF3 gene encoding rho guanine nucleotide exchange factor 3 isoform X5, whose protein sequence is MVWCCFFVHRQKKRKQSTQDEDTISICSLDTCEPSNKRVKPLSRVTSLASLIPPVRATPLKRFSQTLQRSISFRSDSRPDLFSPRPWSRSMPPANTKRRDSKLWSETFDVCVNHMLTSKEIKRQEAIFELSQGEEDLIEDLKLAKKAYHDPMLKLSIMTEQELNQIFGTLDSLIPLHEDLLRRLQEVRKSDGSTEHVGHILVGWLPCLNSYDSYCSNQVAAKALLDHKKQDHRVQDFLQRCLESPFSRKLDLWNFLDIPRSRLVKYPLLLREILRHTPNDHPDQQHLEEAINIIQGIVAEINIKTGESECQYYKERLIYLEEGQRDSLIDNSRVLCCHGELKNNRGVKLHVFLFQEVLVITRTITHNEQLCYQLYRQPIPVRDLLLEELQDGEVRLGGSIRGAFSNNERIKNFFRVSFKHGSQSQSHSLQANDSFNKQQWLNCIRQAKEKVTCAGKAGVLNSEAHFILSPNGSRVSQGETTLEQMDQSDSESDCSMDTSEISIDCDRMEQTNSCENEKQIETNV, encoded by the exons GAGCCCAGTAACAAGCGGGTCAAGCCTCTTTCCAGAGTTACATCGCTAGCAAGTCTCATCCCTCCTGTAAGGGCCACTCCATTGAAGCGGTTCAGCCAGACACTTCAG CGTTCTATAAGTTTCCGTAGTGACAGTCGCCCAGATCTGTTCAGTCCACGGCCATGGTCTCGAAGTATGCCGCCTGCTAACACAAAGCGGAGAGACAGCAAACTGTGGAGTGAGACCTTTGATGTTTGTGTCAATCACATGCTTACATCTAAAGAAATCAAGCGTCAAGAG gCTATCTTTGAACTCTCCCAGGGAGAGGAAGACTTGATAGAAGATCTGAAGTTAGCAAAAAAg gCTTATCATGACCCAATGCTTAAACTTTCCATAATGACAGAACAAGAGCTGAACCAAATTTTTGGAACACTGGACTCCCTAATTCCTCTACATGAAG ATCTTCTTAGGCGGCTTCAAGAAGTCAGGAAATCTGATGGATCAACAGAACACGTTGGCCATATCCTTGTGGGTTGG CTCCCATGCCTAAACTCCTATGATAGCTACTGCAGCAATCAAGTAGCAGCCAAAGCCTTACTGGATCACAAGAAACAAGATCACAGAGTGCAAGATTTCCTGCAACGCTGCTTAGAGTCTCCTTTTAGTCGCAAACTGGACCTTTGGAATTTCCTTGACATCCCAAGAAGCCGTTTGGTTAAATACCCATTACTGCTCAGAGAGATTTTGAGACACACACCAAATGATCATCCAGATCAACAGCACCTTGAAGAAGCT atAAACATAATTCAGGGTATAGTGGCTGAAATTAACATAAAGACTGGTGAATCTGAATGCCAATACTACAAAGAAAGACTTATTTATCTTGAAGAAGGCCAAAGGGATTCATTGATTGATAATTCACGTGTTCTATGTTGTCATGGTGAACTGAAGAACAACAGGGGAGTG aaactgCACGTCTTCCTCTTCCAAGAAGTCTTGGTGATTACTCGAACTATCACCCATAATGAACAGCTCTGCTACCAACTGTATCGACAGCCAATTCCAGTAAGGGATCTTCTGCTAGAGGAATTGCAAGATGGAGAGGTGCGATTGGGTGGATCCATACGTGGTGCATTTAGCAACAATGAGAGAA TCAAAAACTTCTTTAGAGTCAGCTTCAAACATGGATCTCAAAGCCAGTCTCACTCACTGCAAGCCAATGACTCCTTCAACAAACAGCAGTGGCTTAATTGTATCCGGCAGGCCAAAGAAAAAGTCACGTGTGCAGGAAAAGCTGGAGTGCTGAACTCagaagcacattttattttgtcaccAAATGGAAGCAGGGTATCCCAGGGAGAAACCACACTTGAGCAAATGGACCAATCAGACAGTGAGTCAGACTGTAGTATGGACACCAGTGAGATCAGCATCGACTGTGACCGTATGGAACAGACAAActcttgtgaaaatgaaaaacaaatagaaaccAATGTTTGA
- the ARHGEF3 gene encoding rho guanine nucleotide exchange factor 3 isoform X3, which translates to MWRLESNFCHAISQDRLRQKKRKQSTQDEDTISICSLDTCEPSNKRVKPLSRVTSLASLIPPVRATPLKRFSQTLQRSISFRSDSRPDLFSPRPWSRSMPPANTKRRDSKLWSETFDVCVNHMLTSKEIKRQEAIFELSQGEEDLIEDLKLAKKAYHDPMLKLSIMTEQELNQIFGTLDSLIPLHEDLLRRLQEVRKSDGSTEHVGHILVGWLPCLNSYDSYCSNQVAAKALLDHKKQDHRVQDFLQRCLESPFSRKLDLWNFLDIPRSRLVKYPLLLREILRHTPNDHPDQQHLEEAINIIQGIVAEINIKTGESECQYYKERLIYLEEGQRDSLIDNSRVLCCHGELKNNRGVKLHVFLFQEVLVITRTITHNEQLCYQLYRQPIPVRDLLLEELQDGEVRLGGSIRGAFSNNERIKNFFRVSFKHGSQSQSHSLQANDSFNKQQWLNCIRQAKEKVTCAGKAGVLNSEAHFILSPNGSRVSQGETTLEQMDQSDSESDCSMDTSEISIDCDRMEQTNSCENEKQIETNV; encoded by the exons GAGCCCAGTAACAAGCGGGTCAAGCCTCTTTCCAGAGTTACATCGCTAGCAAGTCTCATCCCTCCTGTAAGGGCCACTCCATTGAAGCGGTTCAGCCAGACACTTCAG CGTTCTATAAGTTTCCGTAGTGACAGTCGCCCAGATCTGTTCAGTCCACGGCCATGGTCTCGAAGTATGCCGCCTGCTAACACAAAGCGGAGAGACAGCAAACTGTGGAGTGAGACCTTTGATGTTTGTGTCAATCACATGCTTACATCTAAAGAAATCAAGCGTCAAGAG gCTATCTTTGAACTCTCCCAGGGAGAGGAAGACTTGATAGAAGATCTGAAGTTAGCAAAAAAg gCTTATCATGACCCAATGCTTAAACTTTCCATAATGACAGAACAAGAGCTGAACCAAATTTTTGGAACACTGGACTCCCTAATTCCTCTACATGAAG ATCTTCTTAGGCGGCTTCAAGAAGTCAGGAAATCTGATGGATCAACAGAACACGTTGGCCATATCCTTGTGGGTTGG CTCCCATGCCTAAACTCCTATGATAGCTACTGCAGCAATCAAGTAGCAGCCAAAGCCTTACTGGATCACAAGAAACAAGATCACAGAGTGCAAGATTTCCTGCAACGCTGCTTAGAGTCTCCTTTTAGTCGCAAACTGGACCTTTGGAATTTCCTTGACATCCCAAGAAGCCGTTTGGTTAAATACCCATTACTGCTCAGAGAGATTTTGAGACACACACCAAATGATCATCCAGATCAACAGCACCTTGAAGAAGCT atAAACATAATTCAGGGTATAGTGGCTGAAATTAACATAAAGACTGGTGAATCTGAATGCCAATACTACAAAGAAAGACTTATTTATCTTGAAGAAGGCCAAAGGGATTCATTGATTGATAATTCACGTGTTCTATGTTGTCATGGTGAACTGAAGAACAACAGGGGAGTG aaactgCACGTCTTCCTCTTCCAAGAAGTCTTGGTGATTACTCGAACTATCACCCATAATGAACAGCTCTGCTACCAACTGTATCGACAGCCAATTCCAGTAAGGGATCTTCTGCTAGAGGAATTGCAAGATGGAGAGGTGCGATTGGGTGGATCCATACGTGGTGCATTTAGCAACAATGAGAGAA TCAAAAACTTCTTTAGAGTCAGCTTCAAACATGGATCTCAAAGCCAGTCTCACTCACTGCAAGCCAATGACTCCTTCAACAAACAGCAGTGGCTTAATTGTATCCGGCAGGCCAAAGAAAAAGTCACGTGTGCAGGAAAAGCTGGAGTGCTGAACTCagaagcacattttattttgtcaccAAATGGAAGCAGGGTATCCCAGGGAGAAACCACACTTGAGCAAATGGACCAATCAGACAGTGAGTCAGACTGTAGTATGGACACCAGTGAGATCAGCATCGACTGTGACCGTATGGAACAGACAAActcttgtgaaaatgaaaaacaaatagaaaccAATGTTTGA
- the ARHGEF3 gene encoding rho guanine nucleotide exchange factor 3 isoform X4, producing the protein MVAKDYPFYLTVKRANCALDVQAASGPAKETEEPSNKRVKPLSRVTSLASLIPPVRATPLKRFSQTLQRSISFRSDSRPDLFSPRPWSRSMPPANTKRRDSKLWSETFDVCVNHMLTSKEIKRQEAIFELSQGEEDLIEDLKLAKKAYHDPMLKLSIMTEQELNQIFGTLDSLIPLHEDLLRRLQEVRKSDGSTEHVGHILVGWLPCLNSYDSYCSNQVAAKALLDHKKQDHRVQDFLQRCLESPFSRKLDLWNFLDIPRSRLVKYPLLLREILRHTPNDHPDQQHLEEAINIIQGIVAEINIKTGESECQYYKERLIYLEEGQRDSLIDNSRVLCCHGELKNNRGVKLHVFLFQEVLVITRTITHNEQLCYQLYRQPIPVRDLLLEELQDGEVRLGGSIRGAFSNNERIKNFFRVSFKHGSQSQSHSLQANDSFNKQQWLNCIRQAKEKVTCAGKAGVLNSEAHFILSPNGSRVSQGETTLEQMDQSDSESDCSMDTSEISIDCDRMEQTNSCENEKQIETNV; encoded by the exons GAGCCCAGTAACAAGCGGGTCAAGCCTCTTTCCAGAGTTACATCGCTAGCAAGTCTCATCCCTCCTGTAAGGGCCACTCCATTGAAGCGGTTCAGCCAGACACTTCAG CGTTCTATAAGTTTCCGTAGTGACAGTCGCCCAGATCTGTTCAGTCCACGGCCATGGTCTCGAAGTATGCCGCCTGCTAACACAAAGCGGAGAGACAGCAAACTGTGGAGTGAGACCTTTGATGTTTGTGTCAATCACATGCTTACATCTAAAGAAATCAAGCGTCAAGAG gCTATCTTTGAACTCTCCCAGGGAGAGGAAGACTTGATAGAAGATCTGAAGTTAGCAAAAAAg gCTTATCATGACCCAATGCTTAAACTTTCCATAATGACAGAACAAGAGCTGAACCAAATTTTTGGAACACTGGACTCCCTAATTCCTCTACATGAAG ATCTTCTTAGGCGGCTTCAAGAAGTCAGGAAATCTGATGGATCAACAGAACACGTTGGCCATATCCTTGTGGGTTGG CTCCCATGCCTAAACTCCTATGATAGCTACTGCAGCAATCAAGTAGCAGCCAAAGCCTTACTGGATCACAAGAAACAAGATCACAGAGTGCAAGATTTCCTGCAACGCTGCTTAGAGTCTCCTTTTAGTCGCAAACTGGACCTTTGGAATTTCCTTGACATCCCAAGAAGCCGTTTGGTTAAATACCCATTACTGCTCAGAGAGATTTTGAGACACACACCAAATGATCATCCAGATCAACAGCACCTTGAAGAAGCT atAAACATAATTCAGGGTATAGTGGCTGAAATTAACATAAAGACTGGTGAATCTGAATGCCAATACTACAAAGAAAGACTTATTTATCTTGAAGAAGGCCAAAGGGATTCATTGATTGATAATTCACGTGTTCTATGTTGTCATGGTGAACTGAAGAACAACAGGGGAGTG aaactgCACGTCTTCCTCTTCCAAGAAGTCTTGGTGATTACTCGAACTATCACCCATAATGAACAGCTCTGCTACCAACTGTATCGACAGCCAATTCCAGTAAGGGATCTTCTGCTAGAGGAATTGCAAGATGGAGAGGTGCGATTGGGTGGATCCATACGTGGTGCATTTAGCAACAATGAGAGAA TCAAAAACTTCTTTAGAGTCAGCTTCAAACATGGATCTCAAAGCCAGTCTCACTCACTGCAAGCCAATGACTCCTTCAACAAACAGCAGTGGCTTAATTGTATCCGGCAGGCCAAAGAAAAAGTCACGTGTGCAGGAAAAGCTGGAGTGCTGAACTCagaagcacattttattttgtcaccAAATGGAAGCAGGGTATCCCAGGGAGAAACCACACTTGAGCAAATGGACCAATCAGACAGTGAGTCAGACTGTAGTATGGACACCAGTGAGATCAGCATCGACTGTGACCGTATGGAACAGACAAActcttgtgaaaatgaaaaacaaatagaaaccAATGTTTGA